The Cicer arietinum cultivar CDC Frontier isolate Library 1 chromosome 1, Cicar.CDCFrontier_v2.0, whole genome shotgun sequence genome contains the following window.
TGTGATTGTGACAACTACAAAAGTCCAGGTTCGGATGAGGTACATTTTGGGTTTGTGAAAGAGTTTTGGGAGAACGTAAAAGGTGACTTTATGAGATTTCTATGTGATTTTCATGCTAATGGAAGGTTGGTAAAAGGATCAAATTGCTCATTCATAGTTTTAATTCCCAAAAAAGACAATCCACAAGTCTTATATAATTTTAGACCCATTTCATTAGTGGGAGATATGTATAAAGTTTTGTCAAAAGTGTTGGCGAATAGATTGAGTCAGATGATTGGTTCTTTAATAGCTGAATCTCAATCAACGTTTGTTAAAGGCAGACAAATTTTGAACGGAATTTTAATTGCAAATGAAGTGGTCGATgaggcaaaaaaaaaagttaattttgttcAATATGGACTTCGAGAAGGCATATGACTCAATTGAGTGGGATTACCTAGAGCTTGTGATGACAAATATGGGTTTTCCAGagaaatgacataaatgaattttGGAATGTGTTGGTTAAGCGTCAGTTTATGTGGTAGTGAATGGGAGTCTTACAGAAGAGTTTGCTATGCGGATGGGATTGAGACAAAATGACCCCTTATCTCCGTTCTTGTTTCTAATAGTGGGTGAGGGTCTGAATGCTATTTTTAGTGCTTATGCGGAAGCCAGTCGATTCAAAGGTTTTAATGTGGGCACAAATGAGTTTCGTGTCTCTCTATTACAATTTGCAGGTGATACGTTGATCATGGGAGAGAAGTGTTGGGATAAGATTAGAGCAATCAAGGTTAATTAGTTGTGGTTTAAGCTTCAATTTGGCCTAAAggttaattttcataaaagtaTGTTGGCAAGTGTTAATGTTAACAGTTCATGGCTTCAAACTGGGGCATATATTCTTAATTGTTAGATGAGATATGTCCCATTCAAATATTTGGGGTTGCCTATTGGCGATAATCTCCGACCTAAGGTGTTTTGGAAACCTGTTATTGAGACGAGGGGGTCTGTATGGTGGAAGGATATTTTTGCGGGAAGAGTTGGTATTGAAGAGGAATGGTTTGATAAAAATTGTCTAAAATTATTGGAAATAGGAGTAATACTTTGTTTTGGAAGGATCCATGGTTGGTTGGTGGGGTCTTGCGTGAGAAATTTAGTAGATTATTTCATTTGTCTTTGCAACAAGAGGAAAATATAGAGGTGATGATATAGATGTTGCGACGAGAGGGTATTCAAGGGTGGAGATGGCGGATGCAATTGTTTGCGTGAGAGGAGGAATTAGTGGAgcaatgtaaaattttattggCTAACGTTTATTTGCAAGTTAATGTATCTGATAAGTGGTCATGGAACAATACGCAAGGAGGATCATATTCGATAAATGAGACATATTCTGTATTACGGGAGAAGTTTGTCGCTAGTATCAACACACCTCCATTTCAAGACCTAGTGTGGCATCCTTTTGCCCAAGCAAAAGTATCACTATTTGTGTGGAGGTTGTTTCAAGATAGGTTGCCTACAAAGGAAAATTTGTTCCGTCGAGGAATCATTTATATGGAAGATCAACAATATGTAGCAAGTTGTGGGGAAGTTGAAACAGTCAATCATTTGTTCTTTGTGTGCCCTCTTTTTGGATATGTGTGGTATGGTGTTTTGAATTGGTTTGGActatttgatgtatttggttTGCGGTGATATGagcaatttaaaaattaagaaatgagACGATTTTTCATTCGCATGTTTTGAATGCAAATCTTATTATTAAGTATGTCactttaatattcatttttacattaaagatttaaagaaataaaaaataaatttaattttgtatacgTAATTTTTATACTATATCAAATATCTACTTTTGTGtagttttttcctttttaatttttctttttatttaaattatttgtttataatttaattattatttattgagttTAATTTACATATACActgataatgtaaaatattttacatgtaAACATATCACACACAGtcatatcaattattttataaatgattattatacaagtcaaatatttataaaaataaaatgattgtgATTAATTATCGATGTATAAACTCTTATactgataaaattaaattgttatttatttaattaattaatcaaatatttaaatatttaaaatatatatactttgaTATAAAAAGATGCCAAATTTTGATGTAATATTGTTATTTCAATTATTCTTTCATTatagattttctttttataattttataatttcttatCGGTCAAATAACTtaacttttttcttaaaatagtaATATGAAATTAGTCaacttctattatttttattaataacagCAAAAAGACActaataatctaaaatattattaaaatattcaccgttattaattaaattattatgacgTGTTACgtttttctataaattattataggattcaatttcttttttaaaaagaaaaattcaaaatcaattttattttagtttttatgtaaaagataattttattaaataggtaAGTCAATTGAAAAGTTTGAATTCAATTAacaacaactttttttaatatgtagAATGAATAATattctatttaatatttattaattgaattaaacaTTTGTTACCGATAacatcaacttttattttttattttatattttatataagaaaCCGCTGTACTTCAATGttatataatcaaatttaaaatatctttataatttaacGGAATGCGGAATGTGAGTTAACGTTATCTATTTTCTCTAAAGATAATAGGTTAAAAACAACTACAGcgataaaaagaattaaaaataaactttagtgtaaaaaaaataagaataaaaagaaacatTGCATAGAAtaagttataaaaataatttttaaaatgattcttATGAATAATTGTAATGTgttgattatgtaaatatttatattaataatgtataataattaaattttaaaaataatatatatttagtgaataatatttatataaaagtattttttaaatttaaaatataatattaaaaaattataatatatattttggtcaaggagtttaaaaataaaaagcctgctttattcaaaaaaaaaaaattgtgcttttttaatttttttttctttttccaattTTCCTTGAATGAGGATATGAAAATTTATTGATGTATATGTATAGCCGCTGAAAAACTTACGCGTTTAATCAATTTGTTTTTGAcagataaacaatttaaattgtatATACGCCAAGTAAGTAGTATAGTTGTTTATCCAGCAACGATTTTTAGTTTGCGAAGAAAAGAGGGAAAGAAATATAAAACTGGTCATTACTGGATCTTAGCGTGGATATCAGAATTGCAAATTGAAACTGTTGTTTAGATTATTATTAGATTATATAAGCAGATTATTAGGGAAAGGAAGTTTCGTAGAACCTCATTTTCGGTATCGTCGTCACATCCAATTTTCTGTtactctattattattattattattattattgttattgttgttgttgttattattattattattgttattacttTATCTCTCTTACTTCTCTTTGAACCTTTCCTCATTCCGTCACTATTCAATTCACCAGATTCAACCTATCAATTTTTTATGCTTTCCATTCCTCTTTTCATTCAACAAGGTAATGCATTTCTTGCTCTTTTCCCCCTCTTgttttattaatgtttttatttgtaCTATTACTAGAATTTGAGAACTTCAATTTTCATTGAGGGTTTGATTCATGTTGCGAAAGGTGGGGGGTTTTTTACAAGATTTTTCTGAACCTAtctattgtttgatttgaaattgaATAATACCTTTCTTAGTTTTTCTTACTTTTGGttattttgaatcaatttcatactGGGTCATGCTTGATTTCTGAACTTTTGATTTGAGATTGCAGTTCATTTTAACATAGCACTGCAATGCATGTGAGATAGGACATTTGAATATTGAAGTTGGAGTTTTTGGATGATTAACAGGTTGTTTAAAAGTAGCATTTTGTGTATTAGTTAGAAGTCTGTTATGGAACTAGCTAGGCATAATAGAGTGATGGAGAATGGGGGAGCTGAGGAGATGGATGTCGAAACTCAGTCTGAGGAGCAACGATTCCACCCTTTACGTCTTGTTGGATTGGCGAAGAAGAGAGCCTATATATTTGATGGTTTGGGGAATTTTTATAATAAGGAATGGGATCTAGCTGACCTTTATCgtaaagaagaaaatgaattgAATGCGGCAGAAGGTCGAGGGAATGAGTTTTCTTGGTACCATGTTGAACTTCCAAAAGGGAATCAAAAGTTGTCACAATCTGCACAGGATTTGATTGGTGTTCTGTGCCCGCCTTTGAAACTTCAAGATATTCTGTCTCTTGTTAGCAATGGACCCTTTTGTGCACATGTAGATGGTGCACTTGTTTTCCGGGTTAATTCACCCGGCCCTCCTTCGAGTGACTTCACTTTTAGAATTGCTGCTAGAGTAACGGAGAATTCGGTGATTACCGTGTCCTTAGGGCGTGTTCCTCGGCTAGGTTTCTCGCGGATGGGCGAATCTTTACTTTCGGAAATTCCTAGTGTTGAAGGCTCCCCTAATTTTAGTGGTCAGCAGAAGGAAGGAAGTGGAACTGTGATTAAGGAGCATGTTCTTGAATTCTTATTGACTATGAATCATTCTGAGGAAGCTGACAATCCTGTTCCTAGATCTGTCTCGAATCTCGTGGTTCACATAATTGACACACATGTTGATCAGCTTCAAGATCTTGTGACAAAGCTTGAGATGGAGTTGGACTCTGTGGAGCTTGATCTCGATAAAGGTAACTTCCATTATATACTCCTATTCTCTAATTATGACATTCACAACCATGGTTCTATATGTTTGTACCATTCCTAGTTAAATGGCTTCTAGGATATAGTCATTGTCAACTTTGAGTTCTCTTCATGCTTCCAAACTTGCAAATTCAAGCTGTTCTTGACTGCTGGAAGTTTTCCTTACTTTCTGTGATACTGACTTAAAAGGAATTGTGATGTGAATTTAGATGCACTTTGTTGTCTTTCTATGGTAGAAGTATTGATTGTCTAAGGGATGGCATTTGAAGTTTTTGATAATTACTATACTTGATTGGTTTTACCTTTAAATTTCATTCAATAAAATTTGTTGATATTTGATAAAAGTAATTGAGTGTACCAAGGCCCTGTGTAGATTAGCTTCTAACTTCTGGGAGTTTCTCAATTAAGATAAGTTTGTAGTTATTTTCTTACAGAAAAGTCCTAGTATACTCACACAAAAATTAGGATGCAAAATATTAGAGACAAATAGGATTGGAAATTTAAACATTAGAGAAAAAGTTGGGATACCCTCCCTATATAAAAGATGGTAGAATTTCATCTTAGTTGGTTTGGACATGTGTGTGACATGTAGAAACGCCATGAAAGAGGGTTGACTCGTTGTAAGATAGTTCTATTGATAGAGGTAGAGGTAAATCAAAGGAAAGTGTAAGACAAACCATAAAAGAGAAATTGAGTTAAACAGTCACTCTTTGGACTTAATACATGACACTGACAGGACTATACGTTGCTAATGATACATATAGTCAACCTCATCTAGTAGGTAAAAACTTCGATTGTTGTTGTCCTTTGATTAATGGGAGGAGAGGTAAACGAACCAACTCAAAAGTTATTTCAGAGCCTTTTGCTGACTGTTTCGTAACGGCTCTTAACCAAATTATTTCTTTGCTTAACATCTTAATGATGTATTTTCCTATGTAGATGTGATGTGTTGCATTACTAGTTttaattgtctatttttttttgtaacagcTGTCTATTTGTTCTTGCATTGATGTCACTGAGATAATTAATCTGATTGAACAAGTTATTAGCTATTCATTAGGTGAAAGACCTGAATAGTGTCTGCCCTGCAGGATCTCTTCTCTATGAAATAAGGCATCATGTTCCTATGCTCCATATTTTCTGCTTGGATGCTAAAGTTTACAAGTacacaaaattacaaaaacaacgTTTCAgagtcaattttaaaaataaaccaaAGGACACTGTATTTgacattaaaattttgatttccAAGCATCATTTCCCTTATGTAAAAACTGAAATTTCTATTTCCACCTTGTATTTGGTCCAAGTTGCTGTTAGATTAGCTCTTTGACGTGCATTATTTGAGGAATAAAATTAAGGAAAGACAACTTTACTTAACTGCAGGTGGTTATGGTCTGAAGAAACAAATGCTAGATGATAGAAGATTCCCCAAACTACATATTAATCTGCAGCGACTCCTGCAGGTGATACTTCTCTCATTTTATACATTcatttttttgatttaattttatagacCCTAGAGAGGAGAAACATAAGACATCTAGCAGGAATTTAAATAACTATCAAAAGCTCATTACTCATTATATTAGTAAACAAAGTTGGTGTTGCTGTTTCGGTTATATTTGTTCTCATTTTTATCTAATCAAATTGTATGGATTGAACTTCCTCTTGGTCTTGCATTAC
Protein-coding sequences here:
- the LOC101500878 gene encoding uncharacterized protein; this encodes MELARHNRVMENGGAEEMDVETQSEEQRFHPLRLVGLAKKRAYIFDGLGNFYNKEWDLADLYRKEENELNAAEGRGNEFSWYHVELPKGNQKLSQSAQDLIGVLCPPLKLQDILSLVSNGPFCAHVDGALVFRVNSPGPPSSDFTFRIAARVTENSVITVSLGRVPRLGFSRMGESLLSEIPSVEGSPNFSGQQKEGSGTVIKEHVLEFLLTMNHSEEADNPVPRSVSNLVVHIIDTHVDQLQDLVTKLEMELDSVELDLDKGGYGLKKQMLDDRRFPKLHINLQRLLQVIAHGEQVYLRVKEKCSSKRWLASEDINSLEELIGRLRRLKENVGFIVNRVTAIQAGLDSWQSEQINRKLYYLSFLSIVFLPLSIITGVFGMNVGGVPWTGQNSPELKDGFRNVMLVCVAMLILVLLCFLFPALYTRIVVVWREKRTLGRNWSLNRKSLLRRPLRIEDTARGGYLRI